Proteins found in one Miscanthus floridulus cultivar M001 chromosome 4, ASM1932011v1, whole genome shotgun sequence genomic segment:
- the LOC136550357 gene encoding uncharacterized protein yields MPVNPPPPPPPGSSSSAPAGASYFPLPFHLQQHQPPPQMPPPMAASSYQQYQQQLHQAHQLFQRDAQTITPEALQSVKAALATSDVLDPAAAANARPSDPSTSKKPIPRRAAGQSWEDPTLTDWPENDYRLFCGDLGNEVNDDVLSKAFSRFPSFNMAKVVRDKRTGKTKGYGFVSFSNPTDLAAAIKEMNGKYVGNRPIKLRKSNWKERTDVEALERQKNHVQRKPKIPKKSILHK; encoded by the exons ATGCCTGTCAATCCTCCTCCCCCGCCGCCTCCTGGGTCGTCGTCGTCGGCTCCGGCGGGGGCCAGCTACTTCCCGCTCCCTTTCCACCTGCAGCAGCACCAGCCGCCGCCGCAAATGCCGCCGCCTATGGCGGCCAGCAGCTACCAGCAGTACCAGCAACAGCTGCATCAGGCGCATCAGCTCTTCCAGCGGGACGCGCAGACCATCACCCCCGAGGCGCTGCAGAGCGTCAAGGCTGCCCTCGCCACCAGCGACGTCCtcgaccccgccgccgccgccaacgccAGGCCCTCCGATCCCTCGACCAGCAAGAAGCCCATCCCCCGCCGCGCTGCCGGACAATCCTGGGAGGATCCTACCCTCACTGACTGGCCCGAAA ACGACTACCGGCTGTTCTGTGGAGATCTAGGCAACGAAGTTAATGACGATGTTCTCTCCAAAGCATTCTCACGGTTTCCATCCTTCAACATGGCAAAG GTTGTTAGAGATAAGAGGACTGGCAAAACTAAAGGTTATGGATTTGTGAGCTTTTCAAACCCTACTGACCTGGCTGCAGCAATAAAAGAGATGAATG GAAAGTATGTTGGGAACCGCCCTATTAAATTGCGTAAGAGTAACTGGAAGGAGAGGACAGATGTTGAGGCTCTGGAAAGACAAAAG AATCATGTCCAAAGGAAGCCTAAAATTCCCAAGAAGAGTATTCTTCACAAGTAG
- the LOC136549099 gene encoding disease resistance protein PIK6-NP-like: protein MERAVVSAAEGAIHTLLGKLGTLPVQETQLLGGFRSELQYLKDELESMTAFLQDLAERNEQRKQVKIWMKQVREIAYDVEDCIDEFEHHLGNSNGNHSSGGPVAIFCRMTHVLLTTRLRHRIAKQIHELKMQQQQQQQQSL from the coding sequence ATGGAGCGTGCGGTTGTTAGTGCTGCAGAAGGTGCCATCCATACTCTCCTGGGGAAGCTGGGCACACTTCCTGTGCAAGAAACCCAGCTTCTAGGTGGTTTCCGGAGTGAATTGCAATATTTGAAGGATGAGCTAGAGAGCATGACAGCCTTCCTTCAGGACCTTGCTGAGAGAAATGAACAACGCAAGCAAGTTAAGATTTGGATGAAGCAAGTGCGTGAGATTGCATATGATGTGGAGGATTGTATTGATGAATTTGAACACCACCTTGGCAACAGCAATGGCAATCATAGTAGTGGTGGCCCTGTAGCGATCTTCTGCAGGATGACTCACGTATTGCTGACCACCAGGTTGCGGCATAGGATTGCCAAACAAATCCATGAACTTAAaatgcagcagcaacaacaacaacaacaaagcctttaa
- the LOC136550359 gene encoding putative pentatricopeptide repeat-containing protein At1g26500, which yields MPPCPRHRLLFFSRHLSTSTPSPAPAPVPKPTDPALLLRLCTILYQQQHDPDDALRRRLSALPLPADIRELFLQASARFPLSWRPVHRLLAHLSTLHRGAGDGDGGGGGAGFPHSPATAARLLDVLAKSGNIDLLHSTLFSLPRSLLSAAALLSAVRGLAPAREVGKVAALVTLFPECHRARVLTFVTEIACSEPCRLPDVAEKAIKRAEHRHGVARTGRCCDLLVVAYCRAGSLADACRVWNGMEKRGLEPGAAAYQEIVVTMFKNNRVGDAMKMFDGMRRSGVPDKGGGCCCAVVSWLCKEGRVWGAYMVLAEMVKRGLEVDGEVLGDLVYGLMVRRRVREGYRVFHGVKEKDIALYHGLMKGLLRINRAGEATEVFREMITRGCEPNMHTYIMLLQGHLGKRGRKGRDPLVNFESIFVGGLVKAGRKLEATKFVERTMWGGVDVPRFDYNKFLYYFSNEEGAVMFEEVGKRLREVGVIDLADILSAYGEHMTTRDRRRMAMNGLLKSV from the coding sequence ATGCCTCCCTGTCCCCGCCACCGCCTCCTCTTTTTCAGCCGCCACCTCTCCACCTCCACGCCGTCTCCCGCGCCGGCCCCCGTGCCTAAGCCCACCGACCCGGCGCTGCTGCTCCGCCTCTGCACGATCCTCTACCAGCAGCAGCACGACCCCGACGACGCGCTGCGCCGCCGCCTCTCCGCGCTGCCGCTGCCCGCCGACATTCGCGAGCTCTTCCTCCAGGCCTCCGCGCGGTTCCCGCTCTCCTGGCGCCCCGTGCACCGCCTCCTCGCGCACCTCTCCACCCTCCACCgcggcgccggcgacggcgacggcggaggcggaggcgctgGGTTCCCACACtcccccgccaccgccgcccgccTCCTCGACGTCCTCGCCAAGTCCGGGAACATCGACCTGCTCCACTCCACGCTCTTCTCGCTGCCCCGCAGCCTCCTCTCCGCCGCGGCACTCCTCTCCGCCGTGCGGGGGCTCGCCCCCGCCCGCGAGGTCGGGAAGGTCGCCGCGCTCGTGacgctcttccccgagtgccaccgCGCTCGGGTCCTCACGTTCGTCACCGAGATCGCGTGCTCGGAACCGTGCAGGCTCCCTGACGTCGCGGAGAAGGCGATCAAGCGCGCCGAGCACCGGCATGGAGTCGCGCGCACCGGCAGGTGCTGCGACCTGCTGGTCGTAGCGTACTGCCGCGCGGGGTCTCTCGCGGACGCGTGCAGGGTGTGGAATGGCATGGAGAAGCGCGGCCTCGAGCCGGGTGCCGCGGCGTACCAGGAGATCGTGGTAACCATGTTCAAGAACAACCGCGTAGGCGACGCCATGAAGATGTTCGACGGAATGCGGAGGAGCGGAGTGCCGGACAAAggaggcggctgctgctgcgcggTGGTGTCTTGGCTGTGCAAGGAAGGGAGGGTGTGGGGCGCGTACATGGTGTTGGCAGAAATGGTAAAACGAGGTCTGGAAGTGGATGGTGAGGTGCTGGGAGATTTGGTGTATGGGCTGATGGTGAGGAGAAGAGTGAGGGAAGGATACAGGGTGTTCCATGGCGTTAAGGAGAAGGACATTGCTCTCTACCATGGGTTGATGAAGGGATTGCTGAGGATCAACCGAGCAGGGGAGGCCACCGAGGTATTCAGGGAGATGATCACCAGGGGATGTGAACCGAACATGCACACTTACATCATGTTGCTTCAGGGACACCTTGGGAAGAGGGGTCGGAAGGGGAGGGATCCATTGGTGAATTTTGAGAGCATATTTGTCGGTGGCTTGGTGAAAGCTGGGAGGAAATTGGAGGCGACTAAGTTTGTAGAGAGGACAATGTGGGGTGGGGTAGACGTGCCGAGATTTGACTATAACAAGTTTCTGTACTATTTCTCGAATGAGGAGGGGGCAGTAATGTTTGAAGAGGTAGGCAAGAGATTGAGGGAGGTTGGAGTAATTGATCTTGCAGACATTTTGTCAGCCTATGGTGAGCACATGACCACCAGGGATAGGAGAAGGATGGCAATGAATGGACTTCTCAAATCGGTTTAG